The stretch of DNA ACCTAACTGAACCGTATGCTGCCTCGGGGGTTTGAAGTTGAGGAAGTGGGGCTAATTAATGGCATGTCTACCTTTATTGGAAGATAGGCTCGTTCAGGGTCTATCTTCCGGGGATCGATTTAGCATGTCTAATGGGGAGGGGctaaatcgaactatcagggctctACTGTCGTCCCTGATGGTACTCATCCTTGCAAGGAGTATGGGAGATGGGTGGGGGAGCTTGCTGTTTGGCCAGCCAGAGCAATCAATCTTCAATATGCTGATTCCAGCTACTATGCAAGTTTATAAAATCCTAAGTGGTGTGGCGAAAGCTAATGAGGAAATGTTGTTTAACCCTTGGCATAACCCAAGAGCCAGCCGTTGCCCAATGAACTGAATAGGCAGCAGGGTTCAAACAAATGTAAGGAAGAACCTCTACACACAATGCAGAGTCAGCCTGGGGACTtagttgccaggggatgttgtgaaggccagaagaaCTGGGTTCAAAAAGGAGCTAGGTAAGGTCATGGagggcaggcccaccaatggctgTTAGCTGGTTTGTTCACTGTCTGAAAAGAgagtctgggctggagcagggcaggcaataattttcacagaggggccaCTTCAGGAATTTTGGCGCTGGTTGCAGACCGGTTCTGGGccttccagaaggggcggggccttgggcagaaggggcggggctgggaggctACAGAAAGAGTATGAGTgaaagagaaagtgtgtgtgagtgagagagagagagagagattgtgacCCAGTGTGGGTTGCAATGcgtatgtgacagtgactgtgtgtgcagGGCACAGGCTTGGTCACCAAGAGCTGGAAGGTGACCCAGGAAGTTCCTGTGGgttccctcttctccccccaccaccctctgTGCCGTGGCTGCGCTTTGCGCAGAAACTTCTCCATAGGGCCTCATGTGAATGCTGTGATAACCTGAAAGCTGCCTGTCATCCACACAGCTCGGGCAGTGGCTGCTCCCCCTGGCTTTGcccatctctctccctccttGATCTGGAGGGGCTGGTATGCATAGGGCTGGAGTCCAGCCTGCAGTCTCTGCTCCTTGGCCTTTCAAGGTGCTAGTCCAGCTCCCCTTGTTCCAGTGGGAGCTCTCCGGTCTGCCCTGCAGCGTATCCCCCTGGGGCAGTTCGCCtggtgctgtgggtggggagcagtgtCTCACGACCGAGGGCTGACCGGCCTCTCAGCGTTGGGGTCTGAGTCACCCCAGGGGGCCTGCGTGGGTGAAGCTTGCCCTGCTGCTGTTGGGATGAGTTTGAGCTGCTGGGAGAACCTTGGAGTCGCCAGTGTGGGCTGGACCCAGCCGGTATGAGGAACACGCAGCAAGTTTTAAATACCTCTAAAAGGCTCTAActttccctctcttctccccacccccatgcccccccccccccccccaagcaccaACAGCAGGTCCTGGGAGCCATCGAGCGAGCCAAGCAAGTGACTGCGCCGGAGCTGAATTCCATCATCCGTGTACGTGATGCGCGGTtaggagcggggtgggggtgacCACCGGGGCCAGGTCTCTGGCTCACTGGGGTTATTGAAAGCAGACGGGCCAGGGCAGAGAAGGTTGTAGCTCTTCTGTGGGAGGGTCAGGTGGGACTCTGAGCTCTGTCCCCttggccccccctccccacactcactcatttcccccacctgcagtgtggacGGCGCCGTGCTCTGCCacgctgaaataatagaactgaaTTTAAGTGATTTAATGTCTGGATCCCTCCAACCGccttgccagccattaaaccaattacatttagttgattgtttcagtggtggcagagcagggagctgcaagtggctccttaaagagtcacatgtgaCTCCGGAGCCTCAGGTTGTctgtcctgccccagcctgattacaccccctgccccatgctcactTTGGCCAGCttgggcactgctgctgcaggaaaaggctttgcaggccagataaaaaggctttgggggctggattctggccacgTGTTGGCCATCCCTAGTCTAGCCAGAGCTGCCCTTGACTTGTTGGCCTGGCTTATTCACGCAGCACAGGAACAGAGCAAGGAGCAGAGACAGGGCTAGGAAAGGGATGGGTGTGGGACCCACAACGTGACTGAGCCTGAAGCTGTAGCCTGGTCTGGGTTTGGCTCAAGTGTGGGCCCTGGGCAAAGTGAGAGGAGGCCTGGCTCTGCAACTTGGAAGGGGTGGGTGGAGTCtctggtgaaaggggtggggccaattgcagaaggggcggggcctgggtaTTCAGTACCATCCCCTCCCAGCCACgcccagccagagctgcactGGCGTGGCAACTCAAAGGCGCCCGGAGCTTCAGCTGCTGGTACTTTGGCGgtgatggtggctggagctctgggccccctttgcccacccctTGGTCGTtgtgggagagggtgaggggtTCCCCTCTGGCCTGATCTGCGGAGGGATACACGTCTGGTGCAGGGGCCTGTGCTCAAGTGGGAGCAGCGGTTGGCCGAAAGGGCGGCCGTCAGCATTCCCTGgaaactgagcgcttgggcggccacccaggagagcctcaggtgctgcccagcggattagcagagcgcctgcagccagcGCTGTGTGTTTCCAtaggtggtgcacgtccacacctgcctcagtgcacagaacaaaatttattctgcccatggatggaaaacattcaaGGGAACGCTGGCGGCCATCCCAGCAGCCACTCGAGATGAGGCCATCTCGTGGCTGGGTTACCCGGGGCAGCGGCGGTGGTAGtggtggagggggctgtggtgggagggggccgCAGGCTTTCCAAATGACACATGCCCGTCCTGTCTGTCCCTCCATCGTTCTCTACAGCAGCAGCTTCAGGCTCACCAGCTCTCGCAGCTCCAGGCTCTGGCTCTCCCCCTGACTCCACTGCCTGTgggcctccagcccccttccctcccagctgtCAGCGCCGGCACCGGGCTCCTCTCGctctcagccctgggctcccaagCTCACCTCTCCAAGGAGGACAAGAATGGTCACGATGGGGACCCCCACCCAGATGACGACGGGGAGAAGTCGGATTAAAGCTGGGGGCGGGAGGCGGCGGGGTGAGGGGGGCGCGGTCTGTAAAACATGCAGTATCACCCGGCTCAGCGCTCTGCAGAAGTGCAGTGGTTCGGACGGCGGCATCCCACCAGGCGCACaacatgtgccccccccccacgcccacctGGTGGCGTGcgcgtggggggggggcggaaatctGAACCACCGTCTCCCTTGAACCGCAGCAGCGCTAACTGCTGCAGCCACGACCTCCAGGTCGCTAAATtgcacccttcccagccccagctccatcgCAGCTGCTCCCACGCTGCtgtctccagctcctggcctgcgGTACAAtgagctgccccccgccccccaacccccacgtGCACACACATGCTGAGCTGACGGTCCAGCTGTGTCTGGACTCCGGCTCCTCCCTGCAATCACAGTGGTACCTTCCTGCCTCCCCCAAACCCAAGCTATTTCCAGACCTGCTGTGTATTTAAAGAGACATACCTGTTCTCCATCCCAGGTCCCACCCCTACACACCCCTGCCTTGGTAGGTCTCGGTGACAGCTCGCTAATTCTGGACCTGTTTTTTCGCAGCCCCTCACCTGTCCTAGGGCCAGTTCTGCACAGTGCTGTTGTGCATGTATCCCTGTCTAACCAGTCCTGGGAGCACAGTCCAGAGCCCTCAGTTGCCAGGtctctctcttcctgctgcttctccacgTTTAGCTGGAGTCCCTGCCAGCTGGCCCTCTCCAGCATGGTCCCCCGGCTGTCTAAGATggtgggagaaaggaggaggggagaaatCGGAGCAGATTAAAACCTCCCaccgcttccctccctccctccctccctccctccgccttTGGAAAAAAGGATACTGCAGCTGTCTCCTGTTTCGATTTCAGTGCGCTAGCGTGtctgtctttaaaacaaaaacaaagcaaaatggaattttaaaaaaaggatctCGTGTTTGTACATAGTCCTTTAGAGAGAAATCTTGTTTGGCTTTTTGTGTTTAATCACTCAACCTATATGAAGAGGAACTGAAAATGCTGTACGGAGGATGTTACTAGCTGTGCCTTTCAAATAAAGAAATAAGAAGGTTGGTTAAAACTGTGACTCAGCATCTTCTCTCTGGGCTTTTGGTCAGCACCGGAGGATGGGAAAGGGAGAAGCAAAATGGGGGTGTTTTTCATATTACCGCTGAGGTACCTGAGGTCAGTGCCATGCTATGTATGTACAAGACCCAGCATGTGGTGAGAGGCAGGTCCTGTCCCCTACAGCTTAGACTACCTAGACAGGAGCTTGGGGGTCTGGGGAACAAGGTGCTGAGAGAGGAGACGAATCGCCCCACATCAGCGGCAGGGCAGGACTCCTGCTCAGTGTTGTGTTCGCTCAGCGCGTTGCCTGTGCTGGGCGCTCtcagtggcagggcagagaagaCTCCGAGGGCCCAATCCTGCCTGCCGTTGACGTGCTGTCCCACAGCGTCAGGCTCTGTGTGGCGTTAGTGATGCTCCACTTCCAGGAGAGGGAAAGGTTCCCCAGAGGCCATCTGCTCCATTACGCCAGCCTGGAGAGCGGCTTCTGCTGGGAGTCTGAggctgcaggagccctgcctcTGGTTTGCACCTGGCTGGGTCGATTGCAATGCCCCAGACGAAAAGGCTGGGCGAGAATTTCCTGCCCAGGGTTCCTGTTgaagttttccatccatgggtggaataaatttgatgTACCTCAGCATAGCAActcacgctgccggctgtgggcacctGACTCAcacctgggcggctgcccaagtgctcagcttacagggaacgctgctcctgcccccagcaccttTCATGCACTAACGTGTTTCGTTCACGGGGCTTTTtctgttctccctcccctgctctgtgctcccacTCAGCGTGGCACAGTAGCTGCCCTCAGCACCCAGGCCTTTCCCTTGCTGCAGGCAGAGCTCTGCAATTGCGGGCTGCCAGGGTTCGCCCTGCCcactgagctgggctgtgggagaggcagctgctgctgctgttggggcttTGGTGAAAGGAACATCCCCACCGGAAATAGGCGGGCGGCTTCTTGTAGGAGCAAGCCAAAGAGACAAtaaaggggaaggagcagggacctTTCTGGGAGTGCAAGGTGGCTGAAGGCTAGTTCTGCAATGGGTTTTTGTGCTGGTTGGATGTTATAGCACTGGGCCACTCACTCTGACTGGTGGAAATGACCTGTGCTACCCTGCAGCTGTTATAACATGACTTTTCCAGTCTGCACAGGACCAGCCCTCCACGTGCTCCAGCAATGCTGCCGGCCTGGTTTCTTCCTCCTACCCCCGAGAGGCGCTGAGCATTCACTGCACCCCTGTTGCTCAGCACATCTGGACAATCAg from Carettochelys insculpta isolate YL-2023 chromosome 27, ASM3395843v1, whole genome shotgun sequence encodes:
- the TLE5 gene encoding TLE family member 5 isoform X2 gives rise to the protein MMFPQSRHSGSSHLPQQLKFTTSDSCDRIKDEFQLLQAQYHSLKLECDKLASEKSEMQRHYVMYYEMSYGLNIEMHKQAEIVKRLNGICAQVLPYLSQEHQQQVLGAIERAKQVTAPELNSIIRQLQAHQLSQLQALALPLTPLPVGLQPPSLPAVSAGTGLLSLSALGSQAHLSKEDKNGHDGDPHPDDDGEKSD
- the TLE5 gene encoding TLE family member 5 isoform X1; its protein translation is MMFPQSRHSGSSHLPQQLKFTTSDSCDRIKDEFQLLQAQYHSLKLECDKLASEKSEMQRHYVMYYEMSYGLNIEMHKQAEIVKRLNGICAQVLPYLSQEHQQQVLGAIERAKQVTAPELNSIIRQQLQAHQLSQLQALALPLTPLPVGLQPPSLPAVSAGTGLLSLSALGSQAHLSKEDKNGHDGDPHPDDDGEKSD